From the genome of Streptacidiphilus rugosus AM-16, one region includes:
- a CDS encoding putative quinol monooxygenase produces the protein MSVVVTAVVHPRPGLLEEALATYARHIDAVHAEPGCELYALHTDGASIVIIEKWASQADLDAHATGEVMAQLGPELNALRDRPADVAVLEPRPAGSDAGGKGAL, from the coding sequence ATGTCCGTCGTCGTCACCGCCGTCGTCCACCCCAGGCCGGGGCTGCTGGAGGAGGCCCTGGCCACCTACGCCCGCCACATCGACGCGGTCCACGCCGAGCCCGGCTGCGAGCTGTACGCGCTGCACACCGACGGCGCCTCGATCGTCATCATCGAGAAGTGGGCGAGCCAGGCGGACCTGGACGCGCACGCCACCGGTGAGGTGATGGCGCAGCTGGGCCCTGAGCTGAACGCCCTGCGCGACCGGCCCGCCGACGTGGCCGTCCTGGAGCCGCGCCCGGCGGGCTCGGACGCCGGCGGCAAGGGCGCGCTGTAG